GTGCCTCTTCTTTTGCTCTTAAGTCCCCCGGTTCATTGACATACATTTCGGGTTCAATGGCAAAGTTATCAATCAGTCCCTCTTTGTCTACGGTAAAACCGTGGGTTTCGGGTCTATCGTCCTGGGGATTTCTCTTGAAATCTTCCCCTTCTCTGTCTTTGCGGGCTGCGGTTTCAGCAGGAACAATCCCGCGATCATAGTTATCGCCTTCTACACCAACTTCAGGTTGGGGCAATTTTTTATCTGTATCCACTGGGCTTTCCTCCAATAACATTAGTTTGTTATATGGATTACGTTAGAGCAACTGTTAGAAAAATCTCATCCATCTTAGGACTTAAACCTTTTGATCAATTATTTATGACTTTGATGACTTAAAAATTTCTTATATTTAATCATCAATCGTGAATAAGATTGACTTTTTTAAACGAACCACTCCAGGAACTACAGTCCGCACATAGACAAAGAAAGCTCCTCATGAATCATTGAGGACTGCAATAAGCATTTTAAAAACTATGAAGGATTGTTAATTATGGCAAAATCTGCTAAGTAAGAGTGTCTGGGTCTACTTCATGTGTTAACAAACCTCTCATTATCAATATTTGGCGGCAGCGAGTAAGTTAAAATAAGCTAATTTAATACTTCTACGTAGGAATTAGTTCTAACACCCTCACAACAATGAACCATTCCAGAACATCTCTAACTTTTGCTGCGCTACTGTCTATCTGTGCCACTAGCTGGTCGTTTATCTCTAGTACTAAAGCAAGTGCGGAACTGCCAATTTTACCGATTCAATTATCGCTGGCAGCAGATCAGAGTGTCTGTTCATTTATTACCGAAAATAATGTGAATATTCGCAGTAGTCCGAATACTCAATCCCGCGTTGTGACAAAACTCAGAAGGGGAGACATTGTCAGAGCTGTACGGCGATCGGGTAACTGGGTTCAACTGACTGGAAGAGTAACCTCACCCCCTGCAAAAATGCCAGAGGTTGTTAAACCGTTGAATGGTTGGGTCAGTAACCAATATATTAATGGATGTTCGGAAGATCAGTTTGAGCGCTGGCGGCAATAAGGCGATTAGTCGGTTTTCCCAGTTGCCTCGGCGGATTTTATCACACCGTCAAGGGAATCACCCTGTTTTCCATTGACTCACCCAACTGGGTGATTTATGGAGCAAAAGAAAGTATTTTTCCTAAAAGATTGTTGGACAAGTTGGAGTACTTAAAAGTAGCACTTAAAGCGAAAAAGTGAACAAAATTCTATTCCAGCTTGTTACGACTTCTCTAGGATTATTTGTAATTTTCAGCCCTTTGAGTGGGATGGCTCAAACCACCCAACCTGCTCAAAATTCACCTAATATCCTACCGCCTGTCAATTGTCAAGAAGAGCGAGATTCGGATGTCCAGTTTAGTGTATTTCAGTTGCAAGGCAAGACGCGACAGTATGCCAACTCAAAAAATCAAGAAAAGGCAGCCCAAACTCTCACTCAATTGTTCCGAAACCTGCGCCGCTTGGAGAACGCTTCAAATAAAGCTGCTATTTTAGAAGAAATCCTGGATTTGGAAATACGAAGTCAGCATTCCCGACTGTTAGCGGATACGGTTGACTTATACATTGCCGCCGGACAAAAACAGCAAGCTGTCCCAGTTTTAGCCGAAGCGCTGCAAACTGTTCAAACTTTAAGCAGTGGTCGAAGCTATGCTAAAACCAAATCCCTTGCCGCGATCGCACTTCAGTATGCCGCAATTGGACAAACCGAGGAAGCCCTCAAAATTTTAGACCAATCTGTCCAAACCGAAAAATCTATCCAAGGTGCTGAATTCAAAACTAAAGCCTTAACTGCCATTGCCCAAGCCTATCTAGCAGCCGGAAAATTTGAACAAGCATCGGGAATCTTAGATCAATCCTTGCGCCATGCCACGACGGTTCAACATCCCAATCCTTATCGCCAAGGTGAGTTATTGGCGGCTGTGGCAAGTACCTACGCCAAAGCTAGACAGCACAACCAAGCTTTAAAAGTCGCACAACTAATTACAAAGGCTCCTTATCATAAAGCCAATGCGATCGCTGCTGTTTCTCGCCAGTATAGCCAACAAACCGAATCCGAATCAGCCCTGCGAACGGCTCAAACCATTGAAAATCATAAGGATACAGCCGACATTAAGGCAAAACTGTTGGCGGATATTGGTAATCAGTATATTCAAACGGGAAAGCCAGATAAAGCCGCTCAAGTTTTCGCGCAAGCCGTGCAAACTGTGCAAATTGTAGACAATACTGAGGAGCAATCGCGACTGTTATCTGAGGTTATCGTCAAGTATGCTCAAGCCGGACAACCAGATGCCGCGTTGCAACTGATTCCCAAAATCACGACTCCTGGGTATTCTAAAGCCAGAGCAATAGCTGCGATCGCAACCAGTTATACCAAAGCCGGACAACAGGCGAAAGCGTCTCAAGCCTTATCCCAAACCCTAGCCACCATCGCTGCCATCCCGGATGCTAATCAGAAATCAAATGCGAGAGCGGATATTATTTCCAGCTTGATTGAAGCGAAACGCTTTGACTTTGCGGCTCAAATTGCCCAAGCGATTGAGGATGAGTTTACCAGAGCCGACACCCTACGAGAAATTGCCGTTCAAGCAGCAGATGCGGGACAAACTGATGTAGCAATGCAAATCATTCAATCCCTGGAAAGCAAGTTTGTCGATCACAGAAGTACAGTGTTGCATCGAGTTGCCCTGGCTCACGCTAAAGCAGGACAATACGATAAAGCCTTACAAGTGGCTCAAACGCTGGACAGTCGGATAGCGTATCGAGCAAAAACTCTAGGAGCGATCGCAACTCAATCTCACAAAGCAGGACAATCCCAACGCGCCTCTGCTATTTTCACTCAGGCACTGCAAGCCGCCAATGCGGCTGAAGATACCAATAGCAAAATTAATGCACTTGGGGCGGTTGCTTTAGAGTATGCCAATTCTCAACAACTCAAGCCAGCTTCTCAAACGGTATCTCAAGCGTTACAAGTAGCGCAAACTATCCAAGATGCATCCTTACAGTCAAGTGCGTTACGGGAAACGGTTGAACGATTCATTTTTGCCCAACACTACGACTTAGGGCTCCAAGTTGCCCAAGCGATGAAAGCACCGCATGAACGCAGTCCCAGCCTACACGGAATTTTCCAACAGTCAATCGAGGCAGGAGAACACGCCAAAGCTTATCAGTTTGTCAACTTGCTGCAAACACCAGAAGAAAAAGCGAGATGGTTGGTTGCGATCGCTCGTCAATATGTCCAGGCAGGAAACACAACCCAAGCATCTCAAGTTTTAGCTCAAGCGTTGCAAGTCACGCTCACAATTAAAGGCCCAGAATCTAAAACCTTGGTGTTCGGGATGCCACCGGATATTACGGTAGTAGACGATGACTCAGATCGAGGTAGCTTTTTAGAAGCGATCGCGCTTGAATATGCCAAAGCTGGACAACATGCCCAAGCTCGGCAAGTGGCACAACGGCTGGAAAATCAGGCTATTCGTACTTGGTTAAATCAGCGATTAGCTTGTTATCAACGCCAATAAAGCGAATGACTTATAGTGTGTCTGGGTAATGACCCCTAATAAAAATATTACGGTTTGATTGCCCGACACCCTATTAAGCTGTTAAGCCTTTAAACAGCTAATGTAAGCTGACGGGGAATTCCGCGAAAGAGGTTAACGAGGGTTCCCACACAAGAGAGTAGAATCTTCATATAACAGCTTTATAATTGCCCTTGGTAGAGCTATGGTGATTAGCCAGGAAAATATAATCAGACCAGCGGCAACCCTAAGTGTGACTTGGGAAAGGCTCCCAGACGACTACAAACTAGAAGAAGAACCTGTGGAGAATACTGGGCAACCGCTGATTGCTGGAGCCTTACGCGAACCTTTAGAACTGATAGGGTACATTAAACCCGAAATGCTCATGGCCTCCAACTTGGGCATTTGCGCGACGGTAAACGGAGAGTTGGTGATTAAGGCACCGGATTGGTTTTACGTCCCTAGGGTACAACCGCTAACAC
Above is a window of Microcoleus sp. AS-A8 DNA encoding:
- a CDS encoding SH3 domain-containing protein, whose amino-acid sequence is MNHSRTSLTFAALLSICATSWSFISSTKASAELPILPIQLSLAADQSVCSFITENNVNIRSSPNTQSRVVTKLRRGDIVRAVRRSGNWVQLTGRVTSPPAKMPEVVKPLNGWVSNQYINGCSEDQFERWRQ